One region of Niallia sp. Man26 genomic DNA includes:
- a CDS encoding YlxQ family RNA-binding protein, which translates to MNNNQWMSLLGLAYRARKITSGEELTVKEIRSGNAKLILLSEDASQNTAKKIMDKCHSYKVPFKMVPNREVLGQSIGKEARVVVAVLDNGFAKKLLTLLD; encoded by the coding sequence ATGAACAATAATCAATGGATGTCATTACTTGGCTTAGCATATCGAGCGCGGAAAATTACCTCTGGTGAGGAACTTACCGTAAAAGAAATTAGAAGCGGAAATGCAAAACTAATATTATTGTCGGAAGATGCTTCACAAAACACGGCCAAAAAAATAATGGACAAGTGCCATTCCTATAAAGTGCCGTTTAAAATGGTACCTAACCGGGAAGTGCTTGGACAGTCAATAGGCAAAGAAGCAAGAGTGGTTGTCGCTGTTTTGGATAATGGATTTGCAAAAAAACTTTTAACGCTGCTCGATTAA
- the infB gene encoding translation initiation factor IF-2, with product MSKMRVYEYAKKFNISSKDVITKLKDMNVEVSNHMTTLEEEAVKKLDSIYNKSTEAIQNNNKNAVSKNIAETYEEESDAMAEKGKTTQTKTNNTKPGFNKPKGNNNNNNNNKNRNNNNNRKGKQGQAPAAPPAPKKEKELPTKITFSDSLTVAELAKKLHREPSEIIKKLFMLGVMATINQDLDKDSIELIAGDYGVEVEEEIKIDTTDLEVYFGDDEEAALIERPSVVTIMGHVDHGKTTLLDSIRNTKVTAGEAGGITQHIGAYQIEENGKKITFLDTPGHAAFTTMRARGAKITDITILVVAADDGVMPQTVEAINHAKAAEVPIIVAVNKMDKPTANPDRVMQELTEHGLVPEAWGGDTIFVPLSALTGEGIDTLLEMILLVGEVEEYKANPDRNAVGTVIEAELDKGKGSVATLLVQNGTLNIGDPIVVGNTFGRVRAMVNDLGRRVKTAGPSTPVEITGLNEVPQAGDRFVVFKDEKTARQIGEARSSIAIQAQRSEKARISLDNLFEHMKQGEMKDLNIVLKADVQGSAEALAAALYKIEVEGVNVKIIHTGVGAINESDITLAAASNAIVIGFNVRPDVNAKRAADAEAVDVRLHRIIYKVIEEIEAAMKGMLDPEFEEKVIGQAEVRQTFKVSKIGTIAGSYITDGKITRDSGIRIIRDGIVIFEGEVDALKRFKDDAKEVSQGYECGITIKNFNDMKEGDIIEAYVMQEIERK from the coding sequence ATGAGTAAAATGCGAGTTTACGAATACGCAAAAAAATTCAACATATCAAGTAAAGATGTTATTACAAAGCTGAAAGACATGAATGTAGAAGTCTCGAATCATATGACAACACTAGAAGAGGAAGCAGTAAAAAAATTGGATAGTATTTATAATAAAAGTACAGAAGCGATACAAAATAACAATAAGAATGCTGTATCAAAAAATATAGCAGAAACTTATGAAGAAGAAAGTGATGCAATGGCTGAAAAAGGAAAAACAACTCAAACTAAAACTAATAATACAAAACCAGGTTTCAACAAACCAAAAGGCAACAACAACAACAATAATAACAATAAAAACAGAAATAACAACAACAATCGCAAGGGGAAACAAGGTCAAGCTCCAGCAGCTCCTCCAGCTCCTAAAAAAGAAAAAGAACTGCCAACAAAAATTACGTTCAGTGATTCATTAACAGTTGCAGAACTTGCAAAAAAACTGCATCGTGAACCTTCTGAAATCATCAAAAAATTATTCATGCTTGGTGTAATGGCTACGATCAACCAAGATCTTGACAAAGATTCCATTGAACTAATTGCTGGAGATTATGGTGTAGAAGTAGAAGAAGAAATTAAAATTGATACAACTGATCTTGAAGTGTATTTTGGTGATGACGAAGAAGCTGCTTTAATCGAACGTCCATCTGTTGTTACAATCATGGGTCACGTTGACCATGGTAAAACAACATTGCTTGACAGTATCCGTAACACGAAAGTGACTGCAGGTGAAGCAGGCGGTATTACACAGCATATCGGTGCATACCAAATTGAAGAGAACGGTAAAAAAATTACCTTCCTTGATACACCAGGACATGCTGCGTTTACAACAATGCGTGCACGCGGTGCTAAAATTACGGATATCACAATCCTTGTTGTTGCAGCTGACGACGGAGTAATGCCTCAAACAGTTGAAGCAATTAACCATGCGAAAGCGGCTGAAGTGCCAATTATCGTAGCTGTAAACAAAATGGATAAACCGACTGCAAACCCAGACAGAGTTATGCAGGAACTGACAGAACATGGATTAGTACCAGAAGCTTGGGGTGGAGATACTATTTTTGTACCGCTATCTGCATTAACTGGTGAAGGTATTGATACACTTCTTGAAATGATTCTTCTTGTAGGGGAAGTAGAAGAGTACAAGGCTAATCCAGATCGCAATGCTGTTGGTACAGTTATTGAGGCAGAGTTGGATAAAGGTAAAGGTTCTGTTGCGACATTATTAGTCCAGAACGGAACATTAAACATCGGTGATCCAATCGTTGTCGGAAACACATTTGGCCGTGTCCGTGCAATGGTAAATGATCTTGGCCGTCGTGTTAAAACTGCAGGTCCATCTACTCCTGTTGAAATCACGGGATTAAATGAAGTACCGCAAGCTGGTGACCGCTTCGTTGTATTTAAAGACGAAAAAACGGCACGCCAAATTGGTGAAGCACGTTCTTCTATAGCAATTCAGGCACAGAGATCTGAAAAGGCAAGAATCAGCCTTGATAACTTATTCGAACATATGAAACAAGGCGAAATGAAAGACTTGAACATCGTACTAAAAGCAGACGTTCAAGGTTCAGCTGAGGCGCTAGCAGCAGCACTTTACAAAATCGAAGTTGAAGGTGTAAATGTTAAAATCATCCATACTGGTGTCGGTGCTATTAACGAATCTGACATTACGCTAGCAGCTGCTTCTAATGCGATTGTTATCGGCTTTAACGTAAGACCAGATGTCAACGCGAAAAGAGCTGCAGATGCCGAAGCAGTAGATGTGCGCTTACACCGCATTATCTATAAAGTAATTGAAGAGATTGAAGCGGCGATGAAAGGTATGCTTGATCCTGAGTTCGAAGAGAAAGTTATCGGTCAGGCTGAAGTTCGCCAAACATTCAAAGTTTCAAAAATCGGTACGATTGCTGGTTCTTATATAACTGATGGAAAAATTACAAGAGACAGCGGTATCCGCATCATCAGAGATGGCATTGTTATCTTTGAAGGAGAAGTTGATGCGCTGAAACGTTTCAAAGATGATGCAAAAGAGGTTTCTCAAGGGTATGAATGTGGTATCACTATTAAGAACTTCAATGATATGAAAGAAGGAGACATCATTGAAGCTTATGTAATGCAAGAAATTGAGCGCAAATGA
- a CDS encoding DUF503 family protein, which translates to MIVGLLTVECIIYDAHSLKEKRAVLQRIMDRLKQKFNIAVSEVDFQDMWQRTELAVVTVASVKVAAERELQNALKLIDSFPEIEASTTAIEWL; encoded by the coding sequence ATGATTGTCGGTCTTCTGACAGTTGAGTGCATCATTTATGATGCTCATTCGCTCAAGGAGAAGCGCGCTGTACTCCAGCGAATTATGGATCGCTTGAAACAAAAATTTAATATAGCTGTTTCGGAGGTTGACTTCCAGGATATGTGGCAGCGGACAGAGCTCGCCGTTGTAACGGTAGCATCTGTCAAGGTTGCAGCAGAAAGAGAGCTTCAGAATGCTTTGAAGCTGATCGATTCATTTCCGGAAATTGAAGCTTCGACGACAGCTATAGAATGGCTTTAA
- the rbfA gene encoding 30S ribosome-binding factor RbfA: MSLRPNRVGEQMKKELGEIITRKIKDPRIGFVTVTDVQVTGDLQQATVYISVLGDQEQRENTLKGLAKAKGFIRSEIGQRIRLRKTPEITFEFDESIDYGNRIDTLLHQIARESESESDK, translated from the coding sequence ATGAGCCTTAGACCCAACCGTGTTGGCGAACAAATGAAAAAAGAGCTTGGCGAGATCATTACGAGAAAGATTAAAGATCCTCGTATTGGCTTCGTTACAGTTACAGATGTTCAAGTAACAGGTGACCTGCAGCAGGCAACTGTATACATTTCCGTATTGGGAGATCAAGAACAACGCGAAAATACCCTAAAAGGGCTGGCAAAAGCAAAAGGATTTATACGTTCTGAAATTGGACAAAGAATTCGCTTGCGCAAAACGCCAGAGATTACTTTTGAATTTGATGAGTCTATTGATTACGGAAACAGAATCGATACATTGCTTCATCAAATAGCAAGAGAATCGGAATCAGAATCAGATAAATAA
- the truB gene encoding tRNA pseudouridine(55) synthase TruB → MEGILPLWKPKGMTSHDCVFKLRKILRMKKIGHTGTLDPDVTGVLPICLGRATKVAEYITDAGKSYEGEVTIGYSTTTEDSSGDKVEEKVVTGSITREQVEEVLRSLTGVIKQTPPMFSAVKVNGKRLYEYARQGIEVERPTREVTIYKIELLDECESLSGEQVSFRFKVDCSKGTYIRTLAVMIGEKLGYPAHMSDLSRTRSATMTLSDCLTFEQIEEAQSKGLLEQSLRPIEDALSYLPKYEINDTLAMRVRNGAVLEAPPELLQTEGPIAVFTESGEAIAIYVHHPSKQGMIKPSKILKVL, encoded by the coding sequence ATGGAGGGCATTTTGCCATTATGGAAGCCGAAGGGCATGACATCACACGACTGTGTGTTTAAGCTTCGCAAAATATTGCGCATGAAAAAAATCGGTCATACAGGGACATTGGATCCTGATGTTACAGGTGTTCTACCGATTTGCTTAGGAAGGGCGACTAAGGTTGCTGAATACATAACAGATGCAGGTAAATCGTATGAAGGGGAAGTAACCATCGGATACTCCACAACAACAGAAGACAGCTCAGGCGACAAGGTCGAGGAAAAAGTCGTGACAGGTTCCATTACAAGGGAACAAGTGGAGGAAGTACTCCGTTCACTGACAGGTGTAATTAAACAAACTCCACCGATGTTTTCAGCTGTGAAAGTCAATGGGAAAAGGCTCTACGAGTATGCGAGACAGGGAATAGAAGTAGAGCGGCCAACACGGGAAGTGACAATCTACAAGATAGAACTGCTTGATGAGTGCGAGTCACTGTCCGGTGAGCAAGTTTCCTTCCGCTTTAAAGTGGATTGCAGCAAAGGGACATATATTCGAACATTAGCAGTTATGATTGGAGAGAAGCTCGGTTACCCTGCTCATATGTCGGATCTATCAAGAACCCGTTCGGCCACAATGACTTTGTCCGATTGTCTTACCTTTGAGCAGATTGAAGAAGCGCAAAGTAAAGGGCTTTTAGAGCAAAGCTTGAGACCGATTGAGGATGCGCTCAGTTATTTGCCGAAATATGAAATAAATGATACATTAGCTATGAGAGTCCGCAACGGTGCAGTGCTTGAAGCGCCGCCCGAGCTCCTCCAAACGGAAGGGCCAATTGCTGTGTTTACGGAAAGTGGTGAAGCTATAGCGATTTATGTGCATCATCCTTCCAAACAAGGAATGATAAAGCCTTCAAAAATTTTAAAGGTTTTGTAA
- the ribF gene encoding bifunctional riboflavin kinase/FAD synthetase: MRVVRIDNIENMHSMEIPSLVMALGYFDGVHLGHQKVIGEAKKIAGELGLKTGVMTFDPHPSLVLSKEKKQIGLITSLETKIAEMEKLGVDYLFIVHFTKEFAGLHPQSFVDQYLVDLNVKHVVCGFDYTYGMKAAGTSETLALHGRERFGTTIISKETFEGEKVSSTLIRSYINAGDMEKVPKLLGRFYTNHGKVIHGDKRGRTIGFPTANVKTGDEEIIPPQGVYAVKVNVGEKWYNGVCNVGTKPTFHPGKTVQSVEAHIFEFNQDIYDQIITIEWHMRIRSEKKFNGIQELVEQIERDKQTAIAYFANL; this comes from the coding sequence TTGAGAGTAGTGAGAATAGATAATATAGAAAATATGCATTCTATGGAAATTCCTTCACTGGTTATGGCTTTGGGCTACTTTGACGGAGTCCATCTTGGCCATCAGAAGGTCATCGGGGAAGCTAAAAAAATTGCCGGCGAATTGGGATTGAAGACTGGAGTTATGACCTTTGATCCCCATCCGTCTCTAGTGTTGTCAAAAGAAAAGAAACAAATCGGTCTGATTACGTCACTGGAAACGAAAATTGCTGAGATGGAGAAGCTTGGTGTTGATTACTTATTTATCGTCCATTTCACAAAAGAGTTTGCCGGATTGCATCCGCAAAGCTTTGTTGATCAATATTTGGTGGATCTTAATGTTAAGCATGTTGTTTGCGGGTTTGATTATACGTATGGAATGAAAGCAGCAGGCACTTCCGAAACATTGGCTCTTCATGGCCGTGAGCGGTTTGGGACAACAATAATCAGCAAGGAGACCTTTGAAGGGGAGAAGGTTAGCTCAACCTTAATCAGATCCTATATAAATGCTGGAGATATGGAAAAGGTTCCAAAGCTCCTTGGCCGTTTCTACACAAACCACGGTAAAGTCATTCACGGCGACAAGCGGGGCAGAACTATTGGTTTCCCAACAGCGAACGTCAAGACTGGGGACGAGGAAATCATTCCTCCACAAGGCGTATATGCTGTGAAAGTGAATGTTGGCGAGAAATGGTATAATGGCGTCTGTAATGTGGGAACGAAGCCGACATTCCATCCTGGCAAGACTGTTCAATCCGTCGAAGCGCATATTTTCGAGTTTAATCAAGATATTTATGATCAGATTATTACCATTGAATGGCATATGCGGATAAGAAGCGAGAAGAAATTTAACGGCATTCAAGAGCTTGTTGAGCAAATTGAAAGAGATAAGCAGACAGCAATTGCTTACTTTGCTAATCTATAA
- the rpsO gene encoding 30S ribosomal protein S15, with translation MAITQERKNELINEYKTHENDTGSPEVQIAVLTESINNLNDHLRTHKKDHHSRRGLLKMVGRRRNLLTYLRNKDVQRYRVLINKLGLRR, from the coding sequence ATGGCAATCACTCAAGAACGTAAAAACGAACTTATCAATGAGTACAAAACGCATGAGAACGATACTGGATCTCCAGAAGTTCAAATCGCTGTCCTTACTGAGTCTATTAACAACCTGAATGATCATTTACGTACACACAAAAAAGATCATCACTCACGTCGTGGTCTTTTGAAAATGGTAGGTAGACGTCGTAATCTACTAACTTACCTACGTAATAAAGACGTTCAACGTTACCGTGTTTTAATCAACAAACTTGGTCTACGTAGATAG